The following proteins are encoded in a genomic region of Limanda limanda chromosome 22, fLimLim1.1, whole genome shotgun sequence:
- the LOC132996081 gene encoding doublesex- and mab-3-related transcription factor A1-like has protein sequence MESRLRPLGLGGMQVPPSLLRPPPLFLRACNPMMERGYPRTPKCARCRNHGVVSALKGHKRFCRWRDCVCAKCTLIAERQRVMAAQVALRRQQAQEESEAREMRIMYSGPGLGGGEPGIPQGSHVGPGVPATTSHTPTAPSFDAFGRENHKDDDKLSKYHFYNGFMGRHLFASPHSTQLHSPSAKKELSPGKDTEDSASPSPVFDQGSDHTESPPRSISSSDPESGSETDKPRDTYPSLERDPTDIMAKIFPHQKRDTLESMVRTCKGDIVKSIELVLSSKENKIDSDSSSVSNHPNGLRPPVALPGALGALGNKSAFSPLHMAPPAAGGESLYGLSPRLGLSPLRLAYSSAGFMSPYMSSGLMPMFPMRPPLDSYSFPGMIRDLSYLQSKEALCNTGLYARLNSDK, from the exons ATGGAGAGCAGACTCAGACCGCTCGGCCTCGGTGGCATGCAGGTGCCTCCTTCCCTCCTGCGCCCTCCGCCTCTCTTCCTCCGGGCCTGCAACCCCATGATGGAGAGGGGATACCCGCGCACCCCGAAGTGTGCCAGATGCAGGAACCACGGCGTGGTGTCCGCGCTCAAGGGCCACAAGCGATTCTGCAGATGGAGAGACTGCGTGTGCGCAAAGTGCACGCTGATAGCGGAGAGGCAGCGGGTGATGGCTGCTCAGGTGGCTCTGAGGAGACAGCAGGCCCAGGAGGAGAGCGAGGCCCGGGAGATGAGGATCATGTACTCCGGGCCAGGGCTCGGAGGAGGGGAACCGGGGATCCCTCAGGGGTCACATGTGGGCCCCGGGGTGCCGGCAACCACCAGCCACACTCCAACAGCTCCCAGTTTTGATGCTTTTGGAAGAGAGAACCATAAGGATG ATGACAAACTGAGCAAGTACCACTTTTACAACGGATTCATGGGTCGACACCTCTTTGCATCCCCCCACTCCACACAGCTGCACTCCCCAAGTGCCAAGAAGGAGTTGTCTCCCGGCAAAGACACCGAGGACAGTGCGAGTCCATCCCCGGTGTTCGATCAGGGCTCAGACCACACGGAGAGCCCCCCGAGGTCGATCTCCTCCTCGGACCCCGAGTCAGGGAGCGAGACGGACAAACCCCGGGACACATACCCGAGCCTGGAGCGCGACCCCACCGACATCATGGCTAAGATTTTCCCGCATCAGAAGCGGGACACGCTGGAGTCTATGGTGAGAACGTGCAAAGGTGACATTGTCAAATCCATCGAGCTGGTGTTGAGCTCCAAAGAGAACAAGATCGACTCAGACAGCTCGTCTGTGTCTAACCACCCAAACGGGCTCAGGCCTCCTGTGGCACTGCCCGGAGCTCTCGGTGCGCTGGGGAACAAATCCGCCTTCTCCCCGCTCCACATGGCACCGCCGGCCGCCGGGGGAGAGAGCCTGTACGGCCTCAGTCCTCGCCTCGGCCTCAGCCCTTTACGGCTGGCCTACTCCTCTGCAGGCTTCATGTCCCCGTACATGTCATCCGGACTGATGCCAATGTTCCCAATGCGTCCGCCCCTGGACTCGTATTCTTTCCCAGGCATGATCCGTGACCTTTCCTACCTGCAGAGCAAAGAGGCTCTGTGCAACACAGGCCTGTACGCACGACTGAACAGCGACAAATGA